A stretch of Henckelia pumila isolate YLH828 chromosome 4, ASM3356847v2, whole genome shotgun sequence DNA encodes these proteins:
- the LOC140862281 gene encoding uncharacterized protein gives METAFEFMQITDVDRLRCATYIFCDDARVWWNGAKAALNLTTLTWNGFKDVFYGKYFTVSTRTRLARDFLEIHEGNMSIAENVKKFERGRYFVSMISGDPAKELKHFTEGLNAFIRKDVRLSGANNYKDAVDWAMLSEKDRNDIIRESHAKRSIYQNRDQQGNSSRKRP, from the coding sequence ATGGAGACTGCTTTTGAATTCATGCAGATCACGGATGTGGATAGATTGAGATGTGCTACCTATATCTTCTGCGATGACGCTCGTGTTTGGTGGAATGGAGCCAAAGCAGCGTTGAACCTAACTACCCTtacttggaatggattcaaggATGTGTTCTACGGCAAATATTTCACAGTGAGCACCCGAACCAGGTTGGCCAGAGATTTTTTGGAAATCCATGAAGGAAACATGTCGATTGCGGAGAATGTTAAGAAGTTTGAAAGGGGAAGATACTTTGTATCGATGATTTCTGGTGATCCTGCTAAAGAGTTGAAACATTTTACAGAAGGATTGAATGCCTTCATCAGAAAGGATGTTAGACTAAGTGGAGCGAACAATTACAAAGATGCGGTGGATTGGGCCATGCTATCCGAAAAGGACAGAAACGACATTATCCGAGAGTCACATGCAAAAAGATCTATTTATCAGAATCGGGACCAACAAGGAAATTCTAGCAGAAAGAGACCATAG